One window from the genome of bacterium encodes:
- a CDS encoding helix-turn-helix domain-containing protein, translating into MAEFLKDEDRDKLKGLHRKTKEKKLADRIKCILALDSGFTYKEIKKMLLLDEVSINNYKKIYQENGIDKLLDVNYNGYSGKLSLAQEEELKDHLKKHLIRSAKGICEIVKQRFGKKYTLSWNGSSFT; encoded by the coding sequence ATGGCAGAATTTCTTAAGGATGAAGATAGGGACAAATTAAAAGGTCTGCATAGGAAGACAAAAGAAAAGAAGTTAGCAGACCGTATTAAGTGTATCTTGGCATTAGACTCTGGATTTACCTATAAAGAGATAAAAAAGATGTTGCTTTTGGATGAGGTAAGTATAAACAATTACAAGAAGATATACCAGGAAAATGGAATAGATAAGCTCTTGGATGTAAATTATAATGGCTATTCTGGAAAGTTGTCTTTAGCTCAAGAAGAAGAATTAAAAGACCATCTAAAGAAGCATTTAATAAGGTCTGCAAAGGGGATATGTGAGATTGTTAAACAAAGATTTGGGAAAAAATATACCTTAAGTTGGAATGGTTCATCTTTTACATAG
- a CDS encoding winged helix-turn-helix domain-containing protein, producing the protein MVHLLHRLGFVYKKTRLVPCKANKEKQEAFVKKYEELKANKEKDDKIYFIDAVHPQYNSMPGWGWIEKGEEMQTLSNSGRQRININGALDIETKKIIEREDDTINSLSCKKLF; encoded by the coding sequence ATGGTTCATCTTTTACATAGATTAGGATTTGTATACAAGAAAACCCGATTGGTTCCCTGTAAGGCTAATAAAGAAAAACAAGAAGCATTTGTTAAGAAATATGAGGAACTAAAAGCCAATAAGGAAAAAGATGATAAGATATACTTCATAGATGCCGTTCACCCCCAATATAACTCAATGCCAGGGTGGGGCTGGATAGAAAAGGGAGAGGAAATGCAGACTTTAAGTAATAGTGGTCGTCAAAGGATAAACATAAATGGTGCCCTAGATATAGAAACAAAGAAGATTATAGAAAGAGAAGATGATACAATTAACTCCTTATCTTGTAAGAAGTTGTTTTAA